One window of uncultured Campylobacter sp. genomic DNA carries:
- a CDS encoding ABC transporter ATP-binding protein: MLIGGKSVRDYGKRELASLVAYVPQTHAPSYDYSVFDVPLVGALCRTPLFSGFSAADKKLAEQTLEKMGIAHLKNAPYTRVSGGERAYTRELLSIAASSSQRRYTQATRRFW; encoded by the coding sequence GTGCTAATCGGCGGCAAAAGCGTGCGTGACTACGGCAAACGCGAGCTTGCCTCCCTCGTCGCCTATGTGCCGCAGACGCACGCGCCGTCGTATGACTACAGCGTCTTTGACGTCCCGCTGGTGGGCGCTTTGTGCAGGACGCCGCTATTTTCCGGCTTTAGCGCGGCAGATAAAAAGCTAGCCGAGCAGACGCTGGAAAAGATGGGTATCGCGCATCTAAAAAATGCGCCCTATACGAGGGTTAGCGGCGGCGAGCGCGCTTATACCCGCGAGCTTCTATCCATAGCGGCGAGCAGTTCGCAGAGAAGATATACGCAAGCAACGCGCCGCTTTTGGTAG
- a CDS encoding SH3 domain-containing protein produces MKRLASLIFAALILVGCGETVGPRKFIPENPAILDLEYAQNSERLPAPASVQNISGKAFKSRYFKIWFDDAPLKAEIDTFWGLNYAKGRHFDAAGRIYDDAIYQSIRINANEEAFGLISAPAITVKNALLRNIPSDLPIFGDPSEPGEGEPFDYAANSAVSMGYPLLLSHYSRDGAWAFVRNDSVWSWIRSDAIKRISPQQADIYANSKFITILREGAVIYDGSGAELFRARTGTILPYDFSGERDLGGTLGVRSVFGGEILTQFGGKRYFVSADDARLWPAPLDEQNSKIVAASLLGQKYGWGGYKFLRDCSLMTKDFLANFGLWLPRNSKAQSARGERFSLAGMSADEKLSFIGKNGAAYRTLLYMPGHVMLYVGQVDGKPAVLHDIWGLRTMDGGRAVIGCTAITSLTIGSDRADIAEDRLLISRISVMSVLSGEDDGALDDQFGSADFGAN; encoded by the coding sequence TTGAAACGATTAGCATCTCTCATCTTCGCGGCTTTAATCCTTGTAGGTTGCGGCGAAACCGTCGGCCCGCGCAAGTTTATCCCGGAAAATCCCGCTATTTTGGATCTCGAATACGCTCAAAACAGCGAGCGGCTGCCGGCTCCTGCGTCGGTGCAAAACATAAGCGGGAAAGCGTTTAAGAGCCGCTATTTTAAAATTTGGTTTGACGATGCGCCGCTTAAAGCAGAAATCGATACGTTTTGGGGGCTTAATTACGCCAAGGGGCGCCATTTTGACGCCGCAGGCAGGATATACGACGATGCGATCTATCAAAGCATTCGTATAAACGCGAACGAAGAGGCGTTCGGGCTGATCTCCGCGCCCGCTATAACGGTAAAAAACGCACTGTTGCGAAATATCCCAAGCGACTTGCCGATTTTCGGCGATCCGAGCGAGCCGGGGGAGGGCGAGCCGTTTGATTACGCCGCAAATTCCGCCGTGAGCATGGGCTATCCGCTGCTGCTGTCGCATTACAGCAGAGACGGCGCCTGGGCGTTCGTGCGCAACGACAGCGTCTGGAGCTGGATCAGAAGCGACGCGATAAAGCGCATCAGTCCTCAGCAGGCGGATATCTACGCAAATTCTAAATTTATAACGATCCTGCGCGAGGGCGCGGTCATTTATGACGGAAGCGGCGCGGAGCTTTTTAGGGCGCGCACCGGCACGATCCTGCCGTATGATTTTAGCGGCGAACGCGATCTTGGCGGTACGCTCGGCGTGCGGAGCGTATTCGGCGGCGAAATTTTAACCCAGTTTGGTGGCAAGAGATATTTCGTTAGCGCGGATGATGCGAGGCTCTGGCCCGCGCCGCTTGATGAGCAAAACTCAAAGATCGTAGCCGCTAGCCTGCTCGGGCAGAAATACGGCTGGGGCGGGTATAAATTTCTTCGCGATTGCTCGCTTATGACGAAAGACTTTTTGGCGAATTTCGGGCTGTGGCTGCCGCGAAATTCTAAGGCGCAATCGGCTCGCGGCGAGCGTTTTTCGCTAGCGGGGATGAGCGCGGATGAAAAGCTTAGCTTCATCGGCAAAAACGGCGCGGCGTATAGAACCCTGCTGTATATGCCCGGCCACGTGATGCTCTACGTAGGGCAGGTGGATGGCAAGCCTGCGGTGCTGCACGATATCTGGGGGCTTCGTACGATGGATGGCGGGCGCGCGGTCATCGGGTGCACGGCGATTACGTCGCTTACTATCGGCTCAGATCGCGCGGACATCGCTGAGGATCGCCTGCTGATATCGCGTATCAGCGTGATGAGCGTACTTTCGGGCGAGGATGACGGCGCTTTGGACGATCAGTTCGGCTCTGCGGATTTCGGTGCAAATTAA
- a CDS encoding AAA family ATPase, with protein MINFIIQKLKDRNIFITGGAGVGKSYVIKELIEDYRARGKLAIVLGSTGISAVEIGGVTVHSFFRFGICKNHEELKSFDRKQSGKLSELRKILALADLIVIDEISMIGAELFEMIYLRISNSKFNGRLLVTGDFYQLPPVRKDGESAPRASLFSDSDYAFGSYAWRQCEFFYVEMVGSKRTADAALYRLLCELRLGTPSEQTAELMQSLIIDAARAEPNATIISGRNAEVDAINSARLAELNAPQSNFEGVYEALQSGVSEQKIQKWIASLNTPQSLTLKEGAKVLFTANKSGEFFNGEQGVVEKIEKSSGGEIESVVVKKPSGILSRVGLQTYELSEIAASGADAEQIVLARYYQFPLKLAYAITIHKSQGMSIPQLICDIDRIFAKGQLYVALSRATSLAGLGVIYTRVEPLLRYLQRNASADEAVVKFYQENEFYKISDQKI; from the coding sequence TTGATAAATTTCATCATCCAAAAGCTAAAAGATCGCAATATTTTCATCACGGGCGGCGCAGGCGTGGGCAAAAGCTACGTAATAAAAGAGCTCATCGAAGATTACCGCGCTCGCGGCAAGCTCGCCATCGTACTCGGCAGCACCGGCATCAGCGCCGTAGAGATCGGCGGCGTGACCGTGCATAGCTTCTTCCGCTTCGGCATTTGCAAAAACCACGAGGAGTTAAAAAGCTTCGATCGCAAACAAAGCGGCAAACTAAGCGAGCTGCGAAAAATTTTAGCCCTCGCCGATCTCATCGTGATTGATGAAATTTCGATGATCGGCGCCGAGCTTTTCGAGATGATCTATCTTAGAATTTCAAATTCTAAATTTAACGGGCGGCTGCTCGTTACGGGCGATTTTTATCAGCTTCCGCCGGTGCGCAAGGATGGCGAGAGCGCGCCGCGTGCGAGCCTATTTAGCGACTCGGATTACGCCTTCGGCTCCTACGCGTGGAGACAGTGCGAGTTTTTTTACGTCGAGATGGTAGGCTCCAAGCGCACCGCAGATGCGGCGCTATACCGCCTGCTTTGCGAGCTGCGGCTCGGTACCCCAAGCGAGCAGACGGCGGAGCTGATGCAATCTTTGATCATCGATGCCGCGCGAGCTGAGCCGAACGCCACGATAATCTCGGGCAGAAACGCCGAAGTGGATGCGATAAATAGCGCCAGACTTGCCGAGCTTAATGCGCCGCAAAGCAACTTTGAGGGCGTTTATGAAGCGCTGCAAAGCGGAGTGAGCGAGCAAAAAATTCAAAAATGGATCGCCTCGCTAAATACGCCGCAAAGTCTGACGCTAAAAGAGGGCGCAAAGGTGCTGTTTACCGCAAACAAAAGCGGCGAGTTTTTTAACGGCGAGCAAGGCGTCGTCGAAAAGATCGAAAAAAGTTCCGGCGGCGAGATCGAAAGCGTGGTCGTAAAAAAGCCCTCGGGTATACTAAGCCGCGTGGGGCTACAAACATACGAACTAAGCGAAATCGCCGCAAGTGGCGCGGATGCCGAGCAGATCGTGCTGGCGCGGTATTATCAGTTCCCGCTCAAGCTCGCATACGCCATCACGATCCACAAATCCCAAGGCATGAGCATCCCGCAGCTCATCTGCGACATCGACAGGATCTTTGCCAAGGGGCAGCTATACGTGGCGCTTTCGCGTGCGACGAGTCTTGCGGGGCTCGGGGTAATATATACGCGCGTAGAGCCCTTGCTGCGGTATTTGCAACGCAACGCAAGCGCGGATGAAGCCGTGGTGAAATTTTATCAAGAGAATGAATTTTATAAAATTTCGGATCAAAAAATTTAA
- a CDS encoding DUF3137 domain-containing protein, with amino-acid sequence MIYAKIAFLYLFPFIVMFAIDAVFKTDDDTDYKMIEVYLIYAVLLIIYVACIYDGIADAAYEYKLFYKKVLVRTAISQAYPQLTYSPGRGISAKEFRREGIFANSDFISEDEIKGEWDGVKFSLSEAIRIKKNYDLGIDNTYVKLASLAMSLYDAYMDFSGSVLICEFGKRFYAKTILASRELNTKILGEKELMDNVIFNSEFRVFTDDKVEARYLLTPALMERLNELKRCYYKFSISAAFMDNKFYLFLNGAPNRFETELFSISPTTGTAYAHQYELAEILELVSELGHITGELESKI; translated from the coding sequence ATGATCTATGCCAAGATAGCATTTTTGTATCTGTTCCCATTTATCGTGATGTTTGCGATCGATGCGGTATTTAAAACAGACGATGATACGGATTACAAGATGATCGAAGTCTATCTTATCTACGCGGTGCTTTTGATTATTTATGTTGCTTGCATTTACGACGGCATTGCAGACGCCGCTTATGAATATAAACTATTTTACAAAAAAGTTTTGGTGCGCACGGCGATCTCGCAGGCGTATCCGCAGCTTACTTATTCGCCAGGACGTGGCATAAGCGCGAAGGAATTCAGGCGAGAGGGAATCTTTGCAAACTCCGATTTTATCAGCGAAGATGAGATAAAAGGCGAATGGGATGGGGTAAAATTTAGCCTTAGCGAGGCGATTAGAATCAAAAAGAACTACGATCTGGGCATAGACAATACCTATGTGAAGCTAGCTTCGCTTGCAATGAGCTTATATGATGCATATATGGATTTTAGCGGCAGCGTGCTGATATGCGAATTCGGCAAGAGATTTTACGCCAAAACCATCTTGGCGAGCCGCGAGCTAAATACAAAAATTTTAGGCGAGAAGGAGCTAATGGACAATGTCATTTTTAATAGCGAATTTCGCGTGTTTACTGATGACAAGGTCGAAGCTCGATATCTATTGACGCCCGCGCTGATGGAGCGACTAAACGAGCTAAAGCGATGCTACTATAAATTTAGCATAAGTGCGGCGTTTATGGATAATAAATTTTACCTATTTCTAAACGGCGCGCCGAACCGCTTTGAAACAGAGCTATTTAGCATATCTCCGACAACCGGAACGGCGTATGCTCATCAATACGAACTGGCTGAAATTTTAGAATTAGTAAGCGAGCTGGGTCACATAACCGGGGAGCTAGAAAGCAAAATTTAA
- a CDS encoding aminotransferase class IV, whose translation MFEISGMSGDEIVYINGKFCAARDAAISPFDRGFVLGDGIYEVAPVVNSKICDRADFWERFERSAAQIELKIPYSREKYEEILYELIAQGGVSEGAFYTQITRGAAMRDFDYVRGIEPSVFAFVYHTQIFDNPLAKEGIEIVSLPEIRWHRRDIKSISLLAQCILKHEAHKAGAYECFLIEDGLVTECSSSSAFIIKDDVLITRPLSNDILPGIRRKVILGLAEQAGLSVQQRAFGMSEVYEADEAFISAATLMVLPIVKADGRQVGGGTVGKYVPRLREMYAARLRAEAGL comes from the coding sequence ATGTTTGAAATCAGCGGAATGAGCGGCGACGAGATAGTCTATATTAACGGCAAATTTTGCGCGGCGAGGGATGCGGCGATAAGCCCTTTTGATCGCGGTTTCGTGCTCGGAGACGGCATCTATGAAGTAGCGCCCGTGGTAAATTCTAAAATTTGCGACAGAGCGGATTTTTGGGAGCGCTTTGAGCGCAGCGCCGCGCAGATCGAGCTAAAAATTCCATATTCTCGCGAAAAATATGAGGAAATTTTATATGAGCTCATCGCGCAGGGCGGCGTGAGCGAGGGCGCTTTCTATACTCAGATCACAAGAGGCGCGGCGATGCGGGATTTTGACTACGTCCGCGGCATAGAGCCCAGCGTCTTTGCCTTTGTCTATCATACGCAAATTTTTGACAACCCGCTCGCAAAAGAGGGTATCGAGATCGTAAGCCTGCCCGAGATCCGCTGGCACAGGCGCGATATAAAATCGATCTCTCTTTTAGCTCAGTGCATCTTAAAGCACGAGGCCCACAAGGCGGGCGCTTATGAGTGCTTTTTGATCGAGGACGGGCTAGTTACTGAGTGTTCGAGCTCCAGCGCGTTTATCATCAAAGATGACGTTCTGATCACGCGACCGCTTTCAAACGACATACTGCCGGGCATCCGCCGCAAGGTGATCCTGGGCCTTGCCGAGCAGGCGGGACTTAGCGTGCAGCAGCGGGCGTTTGGAATGAGCGAGGTTTATGAAGCCGATGAAGCCTTTATCAGCGCGGCGACGCTGATGGTGCTGCCGATCGTAAAAGCAGACGGCAGGCAGGTCGGCGGCGGTACGGTCGGCAAATACGTACCGCGCCTGCGCGAGATGTACGCTGCGCGGCTAAGAGCCGAAGCGGGACTGTAA
- a CDS encoding transporter substrate-binding domain-containing protein, with protein MKLLFCIIFALCSNLFAGSLEQIRSAGVVKIGVRDGRPPFSDEKSGNFEGFEINLADAIAKSIFGDKRGRVEFVPLNASDRISALQNDKVDLAVATITITQDRKRQIDFSYPYFSMSLGVLTRKSDGIKSIDDLSNKKVLVEGSGTTAENFLYKNKIHNLIHCSITTECYDMLKQGKADAYVNDNLIVLAYSIIDDNLEVAIQNLGNPEFLGIGVRKGNTELLDLINKELVTLSKQGFFERSYDETFKPFYQGAADKKYFLLDGLYAIF; from the coding sequence ATGAAGCTACTTTTTTGCATTATTTTTGCACTTTGCAGCAATCTTTTTGCGGGCAGTTTGGAGCAGATCAGATCTGCCGGAGTCGTTAAAATCGGTGTTCGTGATGGTAGGCCACCTTTTAGTGATGAAAAAAGTGGTAATTTCGAAGGCTTTGAAATCAACCTTGCAGATGCTATAGCTAAGAGCATATTCGGGGATAAGCGCGGTAGAGTCGAGTTCGTCCCTTTAAATGCCAGCGATAGGATCTCTGCATTACAAAACGATAAGGTAGATCTTGCAGTCGCGACCATCACGATAACGCAAGATAGAAAAAGGCAAATCGACTTTTCTTATCCATATTTTTCAATGAGTTTGGGAGTTTTGACACGTAAAAGCGACGGCATCAAAAGTATAGACGATCTTTCAAACAAAAAGGTCCTAGTAGAGGGTAGTGGGACTACGGCAGAAAATTTTTTGTATAAAAATAAAATCCACAATCTAATCCATTGCTCCATTACTACCGAATGCTACGATATGCTTAAGCAAGGCAAAGCCGATGCTTACGTTAACGATAATCTCATCGTGCTAGCTTATTCCATTATCGATGACAACTTAGAAGTAGCAATCCAAAATCTAGGTAATCCGGAATTCTTAGGCATCGGGGTGCGCAAAGGTAATACCGAACTGCTTGATCTGATAAATAAAGAGCTTGTTACACTTAGCAAGCAGGGCTTTTTCGAACGTTCTTACGATGAAACTTTCAAGCCATTTTATCAAGGCGCTGCAGATAAAAAATATTTCTTACTAGATGGGCTCTATGCCATATTTTAG
- a CDS encoding transporter substrate-binding domain-containing protein → MKLLFIAALFCAALFADSLDQIRQNGVIRIGVRDAHPPLCESNGGKFEGFEIDLANAIAKEIFGKKEGKIEFIPLSVNDRIPFLEANKLDLVIGLFSITNERKRKIDFSLPYLSVNLGILTRKADAFTDIAQLHDKKIVFEGDATVAEKFFKTKGFKNLGHCASAKECYEMIRNGDADGYINDNLIVLAYSVIDDTLEVPFKNLGPSDFIGIGVQKDNKELLDFVNAELIKLSKEGFFKKAYEQSFDPFYRGTADKKYFLLDGIYNML, encoded by the coding sequence ATGAAACTACTTTTTATAGCGGCTCTATTTTGTGCGGCGCTTTTTGCAGATAGCCTAGATCAAATCAGACAAAACGGCGTCATTCGCATCGGAGTGCGCGACGCTCATCCGCCGCTTTGCGAGTCTAACGGCGGCAAATTTGAAGGATTTGAGATCGATCTTGCAAACGCTATTGCTAAAGAAATTTTCGGCAAAAAAGAGGGCAAAATCGAGTTCATCCCACTAAGCGTAAATGATAGAATTCCATTTTTAGAGGCAAATAAGCTTGATTTAGTTATCGGTCTATTTAGCATCACCAACGAACGAAAAAGAAAAATCGATTTCTCCCTCCCCTACCTCTCCGTAAATTTGGGCATATTAACGCGCAAAGCCGACGCTTTTACCGATATCGCTCAGCTTCATGATAAAAAGATCGTATTCGAAGGCGACGCGACGGTAGCAGAGAAATTTTTCAAAACCAAAGGATTTAAAAATTTAGGCCATTGCGCTTCGGCTAAGGAATGCTACGAAATGATTCGAAATGGCGATGCGGACGGCTATATAAACGACAATCTCATAGTGCTTGCATATTCCGTCATCGATGATACTTTGGAAGTGCCGTTTAAAAACCTAGGCCCTAGCGACTTTATCGGCATCGGCGTGCAGAAAGACAACAAAGAACTACTTGATTTCGTCAATGCAGAGCTCATCAAGCTAAGCAAAGAGGGCTTTTTCAAAAAAGCCTACGAGCAGAGCTTTGATCCATTTTATCGCGGTACGGCAGATAAGAAGTATTTTCTGCTAGATGGAATTTATAATATGCTCTAA
- a CDS encoding transporter substrate-binding domain-containing protein: protein MKLLLAMLLPFIVAFADSLEQIRSKGVVRIGVYDGQPPFSELNDGTFEGFEVTMAQAIANDLFGEKGGRIELVPMKVEDRIPALVNNRVDIVIATITITPERAQQIDFSTPYFSVNLGVLTRKADRIKSLADLREKRILLESGGTGEAFFKQEGFGNFTFCKIARECYRMLKDGDVDAYATDNLIAMAYPVVDSEVEVPLKTLGKPDFMGIGVQKGNKELLDFVNAELIKLSKEGFFEKAYEGTFNPFYHGAADKRYFLLDGIYSFL from the coding sequence ATGAAATTGCTTCTTGCAATGTTACTACCATTTATCGTTGCTTTCGCCGATAGTTTGGAACAGATCAGATCAAAAGGCGTCGTTCGCATCGGCGTTTACGACGGACAGCCTCCTTTTAGCGAGCTGAACGATGGAACTTTTGAGGGCTTTGAAGTTACGATGGCACAGGCCATAGCAAATGATCTTTTCGGCGAAAAAGGCGGCAGAATCGAGCTTGTGCCGATGAAGGTCGAGGATAGAATTCCAGCACTAGTAAACAACCGCGTAGATATCGTCATCGCTACGATTACCATTACGCCTGAACGCGCGCAGCAGATCGATTTTTCAACACCGTATTTTTCAGTAAATCTTGGAGTTTTAACCCGCAAAGCCGATAGAATAAAATCCTTAGCCGATCTGCGAGAGAAGAGAATTTTGCTCGAAAGCGGCGGTACGGGCGAGGCATTTTTTAAACAAGAAGGCTTTGGAAATTTTACATTTTGCAAAATCGCCAGAGAGTGCTACCGTATGCTAAAAGACGGCGACGTGGATGCCTACGCGACCGATAATCTCATCGCAATGGCATATCCGGTAGTCGATAGCGAGGTAGAAGTGCCGCTTAAAACGCTAGGTAAGCCCGATTTCATGGGTATTGGCGTGCAGAAGGGCAATAAAGAGCTACTGGATTTCGTCAATGCAGAGCTTATAAAGCTAAGCAAAGAAGGTTTTTTTGAAAAGGCATACGAAGGTACTTTTAATCCATTTTATCACGGCGCTGCGGATAAAAGATATTTCTTGCTAGATGGAATTTACAGCTTCTTGTAG